The genome window TCGCCCGGGTGCTTGCGGAACTGCGCGAGAAGACGCTGCCGGGGCCGGTCGTGCTCGCCATCAACAAGATCGACCGCGTGGCCGCGCCGGACCTCCTCGCCCTCACGAAGGAGCTGAACGAGGCCTACGAGTTTTCCGAGACCTTCCTGATCTCGGCCGAGAGGGGCCACGGGGTCGAGGACCTGAAGGCGTGGCTCGGTCAGGCGCTGCCCGAGGGGCCGTGGCTTTATCCCGAGGACCAGATCGCCGATTTGCCGATGCGGATGATCGCGGCCGAGATGACGCGCGAGAAGCTGACGCTGCGGCTGCACCAGGAGCTGCCCTACCAGATCACGGTCGAGACCGAGGGCTGGGAGGAGCGCAAGGACGGATCTGCGCGGGTCGATCAGGTGATCTATGTCGTGCGCGACGGCCACAAGGGCATCGTGCTGGGCAAGAAGGGCGAGACTGTGAAGGCGATCAGCCAGGCCGCCCGCACCGAGCTGGAGGAGTTCACGGGCCGCCGGATCCATCTTTTCCTGCAGGTGAAGGTGCGGCCCGGATGGCTCGACGAGGCCGAGCGCTATTCCGAGATCGGCCTGGATTTCGGCGATGGCGGGTAGGGCGGTCGCGACCGAGGGCGCGCCGTTCCGGGGTCGCTCGTGACGCGGCTGACCGCCGATTTTTGGGTCAGGGCCTATCTCAGGCGGCTCGAGGGGGAGGGGATCCCGGCCTACATCGCCGCGAAGGGCGATGCGACGGCGGGGGCCGTTCTGGTCGTGGTGGCGACGCTCGACGGATCGGCGCGGGCCTTTCAGCGCAGTTTCGACCTTTCGAGCGGGGAGCGCGTCTGGATGGAGCTCGTCTCGGGGACCGAGGCGGACGTGTCGGCCTCGGTGGCGGCGCAGAGACGGATGGATCCGGACCTCTGGGTCGTGGAACTCGAGGATCGCGGGGGACGGCATCTTCTGGGGGAGCCGGGGCTCGAGTGAGCCGCGCGAATGGCCCGCGTCGGGCCGGCGTATTTTGAAAAGCGAAGAGGGCGCGGTGCCGTGATCGAATGGAGCGAGGAAGGCGTCGTCCTTGCCGTTCGCAGGCACGGTGAGGGCAACGCGATCGTCGAGGCGATGACGCCCGCGCATGGACGGCATGCGGGAGTCGTGAGGGGAGGCGGGGGGCGCAGGCTCGGGCCGCTGATCCAGCCGGGCGCGCAGCTGAGTTTCACCTGGCGGGCGCGGCTGGAGGATCATCTCGGGGCCTTCACGGTGGAGCCGGTCCGCTCGCGCGCGGGCGCGCTCGGCGATCCGCTGGCGCTGGCAGGGCTCGCATCGGTGACGGCGCTCCTCGCGCATGTGCTGCCCGAGCGGGAGGCGCAGCCACGCCTCTACGCGGTCAGCATCGATCTTCTCGACCGGCTGATCGTCGATCCGGACTGGCCGCTTTTCTACCTGCGCTGGGAACTGGCGCTGCTGGAGGAGATGGGGTTCGGGCTCGATCTCGGGCGTTGCGCGGTCACGGGCGGGCAGGACGACCTTGCCTATGTCTCGCCCCGATCCGGGCGCGCGGTGTCGCGCGAGGGGGCGGGAGACTGGGCCAGCCGGCTGCTGCCCCTGCCACCCTGCCTCTTGTCGGGCGGTCCCGCCGGCGAGGCGCAGATCCTCGAGGGGCTGGCCGTCACGGGGCATTTCCTCGAGACCTGGCTCGCCCCGGCGCTGGGCGAGCGTCCTCTGCCGCCCGCGCGCGGGAGGCTGATGTCACGGCTCGAGCGGCGGTCGCGCTAGGATCATTTCGCGCTGGCGCGGAGCGCGGGAACCCGACATGGTCCGCGCCATGCACCTGCTGACCGATCTCCTGTCCCCGCATCTCCTGGCGTTCGCCTTCGCCGTGACCTTCGCCGCCGGATTCGTGAAGGGGGCGGTGGGCTTTGCCATGCCGCTCATCATGATCTCCGGGATCTCGGTCGCGATCGATCCACGGCTGGTCGTGGCGGGCATAATCCTGCCGATCGTCTTCTCCAATCTGCTCCAGGTCTGGCGCGCGGGATGGGCCGAGGCGCGAGACGCGTTGATCGAATATCGTCGTTTCGTTCTGGTGGTTTGCTCGACGATCCTGATCTCCGCGCAGTTTCTCACCATCATTCCCGCGCAGGCAATGTATGTCGTGCTGGGCGTTCCGGTGATCGCGCTGTCGCTGGTCCAGCTCGCGGGGGTCCGGTTTCGCGTCGCCGAGGAGCAGCGGCCGCGGTTCGACTGGGGGATCGGCATCGTGGCGGGTGTGCTGGGCGGGCTTGCGGGGACGTGGGGGCCGCCCACGATCCTCTATCTTCTGGCGCTCGACACACCGAAGGCGCGGCAGCTGGCGGTGCAGGGCGTGGTCTTCGGCCTCGGATCCGTGGCGCTTCTGGCGGGTCATCTGCGGTCGGGCGTGCTCGACGGCGAGACGCTGCCCTTCTCGGCATTCCTGCTCGTTCCGGCCGTGCTCGGGATGTGGGTGGGATTCCAGCTGGGCGATCGGCTCGATCAGGTGAAGTTCCGGCGTGCGACGCTCATCGTCCTGATCGTCGCGGGGGCCAACCTCGTCCGGCGGGGCGTGACCGGATGAGAAAGGGCCGGAGCGATCGCTCCGGCCCTCGGTCTCGGTTCAGTGCGCGTGAGGTTCAGCCACCGATTTCGACTTCGGCGTCGTCGGGAAGTTCCGCGTCGCTGTCGTAGTCGAAGTCCTCGGCGCTCTCGATCTCGCTCTCGGTGAAGTCGTCGACCATGAGCTGGCCGTCCTGCATGGTGACGCTGTCGAGCGCGACCGGCACTTCCTTTTCGCCGATGCCAAGGAAGCCGCCGCTCGACATCACGAGGTTCGGCTGGCCGTCGATCTCGACCACGGCGCTGGGATTGCCCAGATTGTCACCATTCGCGAGAACCACGTCCATGTCGAGCAGTTCGCCGACGGTCACCATCTGCATGTTAGCAGCCGGTGCTGCGTCTTCGCTCGGCATGTCGCCGCTATCGCTCTCGGAGGCAGCGCTTTCGGA of Palleronia sp. LCG004 contains these proteins:
- the recO gene encoding DNA repair protein RecO, giving the protein MEWSEEGVVLAVRRHGEGNAIVEAMTPAHGRHAGVVRGGGGRRLGPLIQPGAQLSFTWRARLEDHLGAFTVEPVRSRAGALGDPLALAGLASVTALLAHVLPEREAQPRLYAVSIDLLDRLIVDPDWPLFYLRWELALLEEMGFGLDLGRCAVTGGQDDLAYVSPRSGRAVSREGAGDWASRLLPLPPCLLSGGPAGEAQILEGLAVTGHFLETWLAPALGERPLPPARGRLMSRLERRSR
- the era gene encoding GTPase Era, translated to MTTRAGFVALLGEPNAGKSTLMNRMVGAKVSIVTHKVQTTRARIRGVAMEGEAQIVFVDTPGLFEPRRRLDRAMVAAAWSGAADADIVVMLIEAHRGLTEGVARVLAELREKTLPGPVVLAINKIDRVAAPDLLALTKELNEAYEFSETFLISAERGHGVEDLKAWLGQALPEGPWLYPEDQIADLPMRMIAAEMTREKLTLRLHQELPYQITVETEGWEERKDGSARVDQVIYVVRDGHKGIVLGKKGETVKAISQAARTELEEFTGRRIHLFLQVKVRPGWLDEAERYSEIGLDFGDGG
- a CDS encoding sulfite exporter TauE/SafE family protein is translated as MVRAMHLLTDLLSPHLLAFAFAVTFAAGFVKGAVGFAMPLIMISGISVAIDPRLVVAGIILPIVFSNLLQVWRAGWAEARDALIEYRRFVLVVCSTILISAQFLTIIPAQAMYVVLGVPVIALSLVQLAGVRFRVAEEQRPRFDWGIGIVAGVLGGLAGTWGPPTILYLLALDTPKARQLAVQGVVFGLGSVALLAGHLRSGVLDGETLPFSAFLLVPAVLGMWVGFQLGDRLDQVKFRRATLIVLIVAGANLVRRGVTG
- a CDS encoding DUF1491 family protein; the encoded protein is MTRLTADFWVRAYLRRLEGEGIPAYIAAKGDATAGAVLVVVATLDGSARAFQRSFDLSSGERVWMELVSGTEADVSASVAAQRRMDPDLWVVELEDRGGRHLLGEPGLE